Proteins from a single region of Synechococcus sp. WH 8109:
- a CDS encoding DUF2103 domain-containing protein, translating to MGRVVITHSTYVDGLIPWLKALSHETEIQTITPAVISRVRGRSPELQLRVSTPITGGYKLVARKGTSAQEVFVVTSMSRPDLEQAVLHHRP from the coding sequence TTGGGCCGGGTCGTCATCACCCACAGCACCTATGTGGACGGCTTAATCCCATGGCTGAAGGCCCTGTCCCATGAAACGGAGATCCAGACGATCACTCCTGCCGTGATCAGCCGGGTGCGTGGCCGCAGTCCTGAACTGCAGCTCCGGGTGTCCACCCCGATCACAGGGGGATACAAGCTGGTGGCCCGCAAGGGGACATCAGCCCAGGAAGTCTTTGTGGTGACGTCGATGAGTCGGCCAGACCTGGAACAGGCAGTCCTGCATCACCGCCCCTGA
- a CDS encoding carbohydrate ABC transporter permease: MRNSLSAWAFLLPAVVLISLSVLLPALMALVMSFTATGLDVSEPLRFVGLANLERLLSDPMARQVLVTTFLYLVGVVPSIVLGALALAVLVNQGLPGRCLLRGAFYTPVLVSIVVAAIAFRWLYAENGLINGWLSALLGDSFSPIGFLTTPQLALPAVMLVTLWKGLGYYMVIFLAGLQGIPQELYEAAELDGSEGWRKHLDITLPLMSPYVTLVAVVSSIAATKVFEEVFLMTQGGPADATRTIVYYVYDQAFAELEISYACTLGLALFLLVFLFTMIRLAFAGDRPLI, translated from the coding sequence GTGCGCAACTCCCTTTCGGCATGGGCGTTCCTGTTGCCGGCTGTGGTGCTGATCAGTTTGTCGGTGCTGTTGCCGGCCCTGATGGCTCTGGTGATGAGTTTCACCGCCACGGGGCTGGATGTCAGTGAACCCCTGCGTTTTGTCGGTTTGGCCAATTTGGAGCGCCTGCTTTCGGATCCGATGGCGCGGCAGGTGCTGGTCACCACCTTCCTCTATCTGGTTGGTGTGGTGCCTTCCATCGTTCTGGGGGCGCTGGCGTTGGCGGTGCTGGTGAACCAGGGGCTGCCCGGTCGGTGTCTTCTGCGGGGCGCTTTCTACACCCCGGTGCTGGTGTCGATTGTCGTCGCAGCCATCGCCTTTCGCTGGCTCTATGCCGAGAACGGACTGATCAATGGATGGTTGAGCGCCTTGCTTGGTGATTCCTTCAGCCCGATTGGTTTTCTCACCACGCCGCAGCTGGCCCTGCCCGCCGTGATGTTGGTGACCCTCTGGAAGGGACTTGGTTATTACATGGTGATTTTTCTGGCGGGTCTGCAGGGCATTCCCCAGGAGCTCTATGAGGCGGCGGAGCTGGATGGCAGCGAGGGCTGGAGAAAGCATCTCGATATCACCCTGCCCTTGATGAGTCCCTACGTAACCCTGGTCGCCGTGGTGTCGTCGATCGCGGCCACGAAGGTGTTCGAGGAGGTGTTCCTGATGACCCAGGGAGGTCCTGCGGATGCCACTCGAACCATCGTTTATTACGTGTATGACCAGGCCTTCGCCGAATTGGAGATCAGCTACGCCTGCACCCTCGGCCTGGCGCTGTTCCTGTTGGTGTTCCTGTTCACCATGATCCGGTTGGCCTTCGCTGGCGATAGGCCCCTGATCTGA
- a CDS encoding 5-(carboxyamino)imidazole ribonucleotide synthase, with protein sequence MIGVVGGGQLARMLVQAAAQRDVPIAVQTSDAADPAAGLASRLVAADPRDVAGTRELVVGCDGITFENEWVNIDALLPLEQQGVRFQPSLAALSPLVDKLSQRQLLDDLAIPSPPWCPLSLISSAQPALPQGWTFPVMGKASRGGYDGKGTVVLHDIDSLAQLLRAVPADEWLLESWVDYELELALVVSRDQRGRIRHFPLVQTHQHRQVCDWVLAPAPVDPSVAALAYNVAASLLTKLGYVGVLALEFFYGPAGLQVNEIAPRTHNSGHFSIEACTSSQFDQQLCIAAGLPVPDPELKSRGALMVNLLGLDPERHPPLDQRLEALEAMPGLHLHWYGKSPETPGRKLGHVTLLLEGDTLLKRRDEAESALAAIRRIWPLESESQD encoded by the coding sequence ATGATCGGCGTTGTGGGAGGTGGTCAGCTGGCACGGATGCTTGTGCAGGCCGCCGCGCAACGAGATGTTCCCATCGCTGTTCAAACCTCCGATGCAGCTGATCCCGCGGCTGGTTTGGCCTCGCGTCTCGTGGCAGCGGATCCCCGGGATGTAGCAGGAACCCGGGAGCTGGTGGTGGGCTGTGACGGCATCACCTTCGAGAACGAGTGGGTCAATATCGATGCCCTTCTGCCACTGGAGCAGCAGGGGGTTCGTTTCCAGCCATCGCTGGCTGCGCTTTCGCCCCTGGTCGACAAGTTGTCGCAGCGCCAGCTGCTCGATGACCTGGCGATCCCGAGCCCGCCCTGGTGTCCGCTGAGTTTGATTTCATCGGCCCAACCCGCGCTTCCTCAGGGCTGGACATTCCCCGTCATGGGCAAGGCATCCCGCGGTGGTTACGACGGCAAGGGCACGGTGGTGTTGCACGACATTGATTCGCTAGCGCAGTTGTTGCGGGCGGTCCCCGCCGATGAATGGCTGTTGGAATCCTGGGTGGACTACGAGCTGGAGTTGGCTCTCGTGGTCAGCCGCGATCAGCGCGGCCGGATTCGCCATTTTCCGCTGGTGCAAACCCACCAACACCGACAAGTCTGTGACTGGGTTCTGGCCCCTGCTCCCGTGGATCCTTCGGTGGCTGCGCTGGCCTACAACGTGGCGGCTTCTCTGCTGACGAAGCTCGGCTATGTAGGGGTGTTGGCTCTGGAGTTTTTCTACGGGCCAGCTGGCCTGCAGGTGAATGAAATTGCTCCACGCACCCACAATTCCGGGCATTTCTCGATCGAGGCCTGCACCAGCAGTCAGTTCGATCAGCAGCTCTGCATCGCTGCTGGCCTTCCCGTGCCTGATCCCGAGCTCAAAAGCCGTGGTGCCTTGATGGTCAACCTGCTCGGCTTGGATCCCGAACGCCATCCTCCTTTGGATCAGCGGCTTGAGGCCCTGGAAGCCATGCCGGGGCTTCACCTGCACTGGTATGGCAAGTCACCGGAAACACCTGGACGCAAGTTGGGGCACGTGACGCTGCTGCTCGAGGGTGACACGCTCCTCAAGCGGCGCGATGAGGCTGAGTCAGCACTTGCCGCCATTCGCCGGATATGGCCCCTCGAGAGCGAGAGTCAGGACTAA
- the aroB gene encoding 3-dehydroquinate synthase, which produces MTTITPLHHIRVALERNPYDVVIGDGGLARLGQQMLDAGVQAGRRVLVVSNLDVASPYGDACLNSLREAGFSVELLVIDAGETQKTPATVAEIHDAAYNAKLERSSLMVALGGGVVGDMTGFAAATWLRGIQVVQVPTTLLAMVDASIGGKTGVNHPRGKNLIGAFHQPRLVLIDPSTLNTLPEREFRAGMAEVIKYGILGDTSLFEELEACADPSTPAGLGAERLSSILQRSAAAKARVVAADEKEGGLRAILNYGHTFGHVVETLCGYGTWLHGEAVAIGMVAVGELGVLRGSWSRDDAQRQRRLIHSAGLPTAWPDLSADAVLNSLQGDKKVRDGRLRFVMPTGIGTVEIRDDVSRDEILSCLERLKG; this is translated from the coding sequence ATGACCACAATCACCCCGTTGCACCACATCCGCGTTGCGCTGGAGCGCAATCCCTACGACGTGGTGATTGGAGACGGCGGCCTGGCCAGGCTTGGTCAGCAGATGCTGGATGCTGGAGTGCAGGCTGGAAGGCGTGTGCTGGTGGTCAGCAATCTGGATGTCGCCAGTCCCTACGGCGACGCCTGCCTGAACAGTCTCAGAGAGGCAGGTTTCAGCGTGGAGCTATTGGTGATTGACGCCGGCGAAACCCAGAAGACCCCAGCCACGGTGGCGGAAATCCACGATGCGGCTTACAACGCCAAACTCGAACGCAGCTCCTTGATGGTGGCCCTCGGCGGCGGCGTTGTGGGGGACATGACCGGCTTTGCGGCAGCCACCTGGCTGCGGGGCATCCAGGTGGTGCAGGTGCCCACAACCCTGCTGGCCATGGTTGATGCATCGATCGGTGGCAAGACCGGGGTCAACCATCCCCGCGGTAAAAACCTGATCGGCGCCTTTCACCAGCCGCGGCTGGTCCTGATCGATCCCTCCACCTTGAACACGCTGCCGGAACGCGAGTTCCGGGCGGGCATGGCCGAGGTGATCAAGTATGGAATTCTCGGCGACACGTCGCTGTTCGAAGAACTTGAGGCCTGCGCAGACCCGAGCACGCCCGCTGGGCTTGGAGCCGAACGCCTGAGCTCGATCCTGCAGCGATCGGCCGCGGCCAAGGCCCGGGTGGTAGCCGCCGACGAAAAGGAAGGTGGCTTACGAGCGATCCTCAACTACGGCCATACCTTCGGCCACGTGGTGGAGACCCTCTGCGGCTATGGCACCTGGCTGCATGGTGAGGCGGTCGCCATTGGCATGGTGGCCGTGGGTGAACTCGGCGTGCTGCGGGGCAGCTGGAGTCGCGACGATGCTCAGCGCCAACGTCGTCTGATCCACAGCGCCGGACTCCCCACCGCCTGGCCGGATCTCTCCGCCGATGCCGTTTTAAACAGCTTGCAGGGGGACAAGAAGGTGCGCGACGGTCGCCTGCGCTTCGTGATGCCCACCGGCATCGGAACCGTTGAGATTCGCGATGACGTCAGTCGCGACGAGATCCTGAGCTGCCTTGAGCGCCTGAAAGGCTGA
- a CDS encoding TPM domain-containing protein, with protein sequence MGTHHIRHLWSLIVVALVSLGVLVTPAEAYDNPELLPDHPTPVIDLAKVFSDTQRAQLEASLADVEERTGWKMRVLTQYERTPGLAIREFWGLDESSLLLVADPRGGNLLNFNVGDAYFAMMPRTYWVELQTRYGNQYYVKDHGEDGAVLDALNAVEICLDRGGCQVVPGLPQEQWLWTLTTSIFGGLIAGFAAYPRKEGETIAWAWLLLLSPLWVMLFGVFGVAPVVTRTSEVMPLLRNGVGFLAGGIAAYLIAQATVGRKLQNDAEG encoded by the coding sequence ATGGGAACACATCACATCCGACATCTGTGGAGCCTCATCGTGGTGGCTCTGGTCAGCCTGGGTGTTCTGGTGACCCCGGCTGAGGCCTACGACAACCCGGAGCTGCTGCCGGATCACCCCACCCCGGTGATCGACCTCGCCAAGGTGTTCAGTGACACCCAGCGGGCCCAGCTGGAAGCATCCCTGGCGGATGTGGAGGAACGCACTGGCTGGAAGATGCGGGTTTTGACCCAGTACGAGCGCACGCCGGGTCTGGCCATTCGCGAGTTCTGGGGCCTGGATGAAAGCAGCCTGCTGCTGGTGGCCGACCCGCGCGGCGGGAACCTGCTGAACTTCAATGTTGGCGATGCCTACTTCGCGATGATGCCGCGCACCTACTGGGTGGAGCTACAGACCCGCTACGGCAACCAGTACTACGTGAAGGATCACGGCGAAGACGGAGCTGTGCTGGATGCTCTCAATGCAGTGGAAATCTGTCTGGACCGTGGTGGTTGTCAGGTAGTGCCTGGCCTTCCCCAGGAACAGTGGCTTTGGACTCTGACCACCTCGATCTTTGGCGGGTTGATTGCTGGCTTTGCGGCCTACCCCCGGAAGGAGGGCGAAACCATCGCCTGGGCCTGGTTGCTGCTGCTCTCACCACTGTGGGTAATGCTATTTGGCGTCTTCGGAGTAGCCCCCGTGGTGACGCGCACCTCAGAGGTGATGCCGCTGCTGCGCAATGGGGTTGGTTTCCTGGCGGGAGGCATCGCCGCGTATCTGATCGCGCAAGCCACCGTCGGCAGGAAACTTCAGAACGACGCCGAAGGCTAA
- the clpS gene encoding ATP-dependent Clp protease adapter ClpS has protein sequence MTSSSPGSSAVLERQGTTQRYPQARVIVLDDDVNTFQHVVDCLRKIIPGMSEDNAWNLANRIDGHGAAEVWCGPLEQAELYHQQLQSEGLTMAPLERC, from the coding sequence ATGACCAGCTCCAGCCCCGGTTCATCAGCAGTGCTGGAGCGTCAGGGAACAACCCAGCGTTACCCCCAGGCTCGCGTGATCGTTCTGGACGACGATGTGAACACCTTCCAGCACGTGGTGGATTGCCTGCGCAAGATCATTCCGGGCATGAGTGAGGACAACGCCTGGAACCTCGCCAACAGGATTGATGGGCATGGTGCGGCTGAAGTTTGGTGCGGCCCCCTGGAGCAGGCCGAGCTTTACCACCAGCAGCTTCAGTCCGAAGGCTTAACGATGGCCCCTCTGGAACGCTGCTGA
- a CDS encoding glycoside hydrolase family 104 protein — protein MATSAFIGRQTLNAAMIVGVLPALSSVLPAQASLLPPASRAQLIHTSEFQPSRAIPYVITPERRALLNTIRFAEGTWKGGLDVGYRVMFGGGLMPSLDRHPNRVIYSSRYASAAAGAYQFMPFTWNLVRRSIGVRGFGPEAQDQGALFLIQRRKALGLTDTGVLTPLLAAMLAPEWASFPTLAGRSYYGQPVKKYARLRSFYDVNLAELRRLRDVKRQALIAPPPALCTGSRIECATRL, from the coding sequence ATGGCTACCTCTGCATTCATCGGTCGTCAGACGCTTAATGCGGCCATGATCGTCGGAGTGCTGCCTGCCCTCAGTTCCGTTCTTCCTGCCCAGGCGAGCCTGTTGCCTCCCGCCTCTCGGGCGCAGCTGATCCATACCTCCGAGTTCCAGCCCAGCCGGGCCATTCCCTACGTGATCACGCCCGAACGTCGGGCGTTGCTCAACACGATCCGTTTTGCCGAAGGTACTTGGAAAGGTGGTCTGGATGTGGGCTATCGGGTGATGTTCGGCGGTGGCTTGATGCCTTCCCTCGACCGACATCCCAACCGGGTGATCTACAGCTCCCGCTACGCCAGTGCAGCAGCTGGGGCCTACCAGTTCATGCCCTTCACCTGGAACCTGGTTCGGCGCAGCATCGGCGTGCGCGGTTTCGGCCCTGAGGCTCAGGACCAGGGCGCGTTATTTCTGATCCAGCGGCGCAAAGCCCTGGGTCTGACCGACACCGGTGTTCTCACCCCGCTGCTCGCCGCCATGCTGGCTCCCGAATGGGCGTCCTTCCCTACCCTCGCCGGTCGCAGCTACTACGGTCAGCCCGTCAAGAAATACGCACGTCTGCGTTCCTTCTATGACGTCAATCTCGCGGAGTTGCGGCGTCTGCGTGATGTAAAGCGCCAGGCTCTCATCGCTCCTCCCCCGGCCCTCTGCACCGGGTCGCGCATTGAATGCGCCACACGGCTCTGA
- a CDS encoding DUF3104 domain-containing protein has translation MSIDHASAVAAPKSDPVFLHVKTGMTVIFDDGSGWRMADVIWVDGGARNPKVPTFFQVADVDTGVINWINADLVTHNCPRV, from the coding sequence ATGTCGATTGATCATGCAAGCGCCGTTGCAGCGCCCAAGTCGGATCCCGTTTTCCTGCACGTCAAAACAGGAATGACCGTGATCTTTGATGACGGCAGCGGCTGGCGGATGGCTGATGTGATTTGGGTCGATGGCGGTGCCAGAAACCCGAAGGTTCCAACGTTTTTCCAAGTGGCTGATGTCGATACAGGCGTCATCAACTGGATCAACGCTGACCTCGTGACTCACAACTGTCCGAGGGTCTGA
- the petN gene encoding cytochrome b6-f complex subunit PetN, whose protein sequence is MLFTLGWASLAAIFSFSIAMVVWGRNGDGTLNF, encoded by the coding sequence ATGTTGTTCACTCTGGGTTGGGCGTCCTTGGCCGCCATTTTCAGTTTCTCCATCGCCATGGTCGTCTGGGGACGCAATGGTGACGGCACCCTGAACTTCTGA
- a CDS encoding class I SAM-dependent methyltransferase yields the protein MAASCPDWLATHLHQAGGAVPFSRFMDLALNEQDHGYYGAGRARIGAQGDFVTSPSLGSDFAALLAPQILAWLTSIPRIEPDQRLSIVEIGPGEGHLARDLVAALRGADSELLARIELVLVEANPGMRRRQQALLQETDDLPLRWCSLEALRRAPVHGVVIAHELLDALPVERLIWREGSLQQQWVKLNPSGGLQTTHRPLPDGLHQEIRRVCSQGSIQLPPPDVEEGWTTEWNSALPDWFAAAAAAVDAGVLLVIDYALEAQRYFTARRSDGTLMAVCAQQAGLSPFDHPGEQDLTAHLCIEVVDEAAQRNGWMVGDQAKQGEALLALGLAERLYGLQQLPGQQLAEALQRREALLRLVDPAGLGGFRWLTYRRGLPEDGFSLSGAQGSSGSRRD from the coding sequence ATGGCTGCGTCCTGTCCCGACTGGTTGGCAACGCATCTGCACCAGGCGGGGGGTGCCGTTCCGTTTTCCCGGTTTATGGATCTGGCTCTGAATGAGCAGGATCACGGGTATTACGGCGCAGGCCGTGCACGCATCGGAGCCCAGGGTGATTTCGTCACTTCCCCCTCGCTGGGTAGTGATTTCGCAGCCCTTCTGGCTCCTCAAATCCTGGCCTGGCTGACTTCGATTCCCCGAATTGAGCCTGATCAACGCCTGTCGATCGTGGAAATCGGCCCTGGCGAAGGCCATCTGGCCCGGGATCTCGTTGCTGCGTTGCGTGGTGCTGATTCAGAGCTGTTGGCTCGGATCGAATTGGTGTTGGTGGAGGCCAATCCCGGCATGCGGCGGCGGCAACAGGCTCTGCTGCAAGAGACGGATGATCTGCCACTGCGCTGGTGTTCCCTGGAAGCGTTGCGCCGCGCTCCGGTTCATGGGGTGGTGATCGCCCATGAGTTGCTGGATGCCCTACCGGTAGAGCGCTTGATCTGGCGGGAAGGATCCCTCCAGCAGCAGTGGGTGAAGCTCAATCCAAGCGGTGGCCTTCAAACGACGCATCGGCCTCTCCCCGATGGTTTGCACCAGGAGATCAGGCGTGTGTGCAGCCAAGGCAGCATTCAGTTGCCGCCCCCCGATGTCGAAGAGGGGTGGACTACGGAGTGGAACAGTGCATTGCCCGACTGGTTCGCTGCTGCTGCGGCCGCCGTGGATGCGGGTGTACTGCTAGTGATTGATTACGCCCTGGAGGCCCAGCGTTATTTCACAGCCCGGCGCTCCGACGGCACGTTGATGGCTGTTTGCGCTCAGCAGGCGGGGCTGTCGCCCTTCGATCACCCCGGCGAGCAGGACCTCACGGCACACCTCTGTATCGAGGTCGTGGATGAGGCGGCTCAGCGTAACGGCTGGATGGTGGGTGATCAGGCGAAGCAGGGCGAAGCCCTGCTGGCCTTGGGGCTTGCGGAGCGTCTGTATGGGCTGCAGCAGCTACCGGGCCAACAGTTGGCGGAAGCCTTGCAACGGCGTGAAGCCCTGCTTCGACTGGTGGACCCAGCGGGGCTCGGTGGGTTTCGCTGGCTCACCTACCGGCGCGGATTGCCGGAAGACGGCTTCAGCCTTTCAGGCGCTCAAGGCAGCTCAGGATCTCGTCGCGACTGA